The window GCCCATGTGGGGAGGGGATGTAGATAACAGCGTCAAGAGGCATCGGTTGCTTCTGGCACCATGGACGATGCCACAGTCCTAAGGAAGAAGGGTTACATCGTTGGGATCAATTTGGGGAAAGGCTCTTATGCTAAAGTGAAATCTGCTTACTCTGAGCGCCTGAAATTCAATGTGGCGGTCAAGATCATCGACCGCAAAAAAACACCCACTGACTTTGTGGAGCGGTTCCTGCCCCGGGAGATGGACATCTTAGCTACGGTCAACCATCGCTCCATCATCAAGACCTACGAGATCTTCGAAACGTCCGATGGAAGGATCTACATCGTCATGGAGCTTGGGGTCCAAGGGGACCTCCTGGAGTTCATTAAATGCCGGGGCGCCCTGCACGAGGACGTGGCTCGCAAGATGTTCCGCCAGCTCTCCTCGGCCGTCAAGTACTGCCACGACCTGGACGTCGTCCACCGCGACCTCAAGTGCGAGAACCTCCTGCTTGACAAAGACTTCAACATCAAGCTGTCGGACTTCGGGTTCTCCAAGCGCTGCATACGGGATGGCAACGGGAGAATCATCCTCAGCAAGACCTTCTGCGGGTCGGCGGCCTACGCGGCCCCCGAGGTGCTCCAGGGCATCCCCTACCAGCCCAAGGTGTACGACATCTGGAGCCTGGGCGTGATTCTCTACATCATGGTCTGCGGCGCCATGCCGTACGACGACTCCGACATCAAGAAGATGCTGCGCATCCAGAAGGAGCACCGCGTGGACTTCCCCCGCTCCAAGAACCTGACGGGCGAGTGCAAGGACCTCATCTACCGCATCCTACAGCCCGACGTCAATCGGCGGCTGCACATCGACGAGATCCTCAGCCACACCTGGATGCAGCCACCCAAGCCCAGAGTCACACCCTCAGCCTCCTTCaagcgggagggggaggggaagtacAGGTCTGAGTATAAGCAGCTGGACTCGAGGACGGCCGCCAAGCAGGAACACAGACCCGATCACAAGCTGGGAGCCAAGACTCAGCACAGGCTGCTGGTGGTCCCCGAGAACGAGGAGACCAAGCCTGAAGAACGGGTGGCTGAGACGTCCAAGACCAAAGACCATCCGCCAGGATCTGAGGTGGGGAAAGCTCATGGCTAAAGGTGGCCGGCCGTCTTGCCCCTCTCCCCCAAGGTAGTCTCTGTCACGTAGCTTCCATACAAGTAGCTAAGTGGGCAGGTGGGAGCAGAAGAAGGCACGGGGtgcaagcaaaaagtaaaatctCTCAATTAAACCACTATTTTGATTACGTTCTATAGCTTTCTTCCCACTCAGTAGCGGAAATACTACTTGCTAATCACCAAATAAATCACAAAGTCTATACAAGTGCAAACAATGCCCCGTGAGGAGTCTTTTTCTCTAGGACGTGGCGGCAGGGCCAAGGGGCCTCACCGCCCTTCCCAAGGTGGGACCGGGGCGGGGGTCTGCTCAGACAGGGTCCGGGGGGCAAGAGGAGCCTGCCAAGGTCGGCGAAGGCAGGTGTCTCTTCAACCAGGGCGCTCCCCGGGTCAGGTCCCAGGCTGGGTGGATTCCAGTGGTACCCACCCCAATCCCTGCCCTAGGCATCTTGGTATGCCGCCCCAACTCTAGCCTCCCACGCCAATGTGCCCAGGGGACGCTCCCGGCATCAAACCAAGTTCATCAGCTTCCCCCCAAAACTCTCCTTCCTTCCAGCATTTGGCTCGATTCAATAAGCTATTTATTAATTAAGGCCCCATTATGTTATGGACCTGGAATcagcagacctgagttcaaatccaacctacCACACTAAGTTACATGACAATAAGTTACTTTTAGGCCTTCTGTCTTTCCTGTTTGTAAAACAGGGACGATACTTATCTCAAAGTAGGAGGTGCTATGCTGACGCTTAAATGAGATGCCGTACGTATAGCGCTTTGGAAGCTTGACTATGCaagataaatgtgaattattattattacctactAGGAGAATaagacaaaagatttttttttaaatgtgatagGTCAACTGTGATAGGAACCAAGAAAATGGCCCGACATGGTGCTGCAGGGGCAATTCAGGGGGTGAAGCTACTTTCAGTCAGGGAAATCCGGGGTACTGCCTCCAAAAGATCAGGAGGAGAGAGGGGCCTGGAAGGTAAAGGAAACAGGGTTTGGGTCCATAGAGGTAAAGAGAAGGCAATTTCAGGGACAGGAATCTGCAGTGGCAGAAGGGAGGCACCAATCCCATTTCCTCCCTACCATCTCCCAGTGCATCCTTCCCTTCTCAAACACCAGATCTGCCCCTCTGCTTCATGCTTCCATCACTTCCCACCCCCCTCCACATACATGAGAGAACCTTCCTCATGCACCACACAGCAGGAGCCTTCTACATTCTGTATAGCGATGAGAACCTTCCTTGTGCACCATGCGGAGCAAGGGCCTTCTGTATCCTGTACAGACTGATGAAAATCTTCCTCATGCACTATGTAGAGCAGGGACCTCCTACATCCTATACAGAGTGATGAGAACCTTCTTTGTGCACTATGCAGAGCAGGGGCTTTCTACATCCTGTACGGACTGATGAAAACCTTCCTTATGCATTATGTGAAGCAGGGACCTTCTACATCCTGTACAAACTGATGAAAACCTTCCTTATGCACTATGCAGAGCAGGGGCCTTCTATATCCTGTACAAACTGATGAAAACCTTCCTTATGCACTATGCAGAGCAGGGGCCTTCTATATCCTGTACAGAGTGACGAGAACCTTCCTTGTGCACCATGCAGAGCAGGAGCCTTCTACATCCTATATAGAGTGATGAGAACCTTCCTTGTGCACCATGCAGAGCAGGGGCCTTCTACATCCTGTACAATGATGAGAATCTTCCTTGTGTACCATGCAGAGCAGGGGCCTTCTATATCCTGAACAGAGTGATGAGAACCTTCCTTGTGCATCACATAGAACAGGGGCTTTCTACATCCTGTATATAGTGATAAGAACCTTCCTTGTGCACTATGCAGAGCAGGAGCCTTCTACATCCTGTACAATGAGAATCCTCCTTGTGCACCATGCAGAGCAGGGGCCTTCTATATCCTGTACACACTGATATGAGAACCTTCCTCGTGCATCATGCAGATCAGGGACCACCTCCATCCTGGACATACTGATGAGAAACTTCCTCATGCACCACACAGAGCAGGGGCCTCCTACATCCTGTACAGAATGATGAGAACCTTGCTCATGCACCATCCAGAGCAGGGGCCTTCTACAACCTGTACAATGATGAG of the Sarcophilus harrisii chromosome 1, mSarHar1.11, whole genome shotgun sequence genome contains:
- the TSSK2 gene encoding testis-specific serine/threonine-protein kinase 2, translating into MDDATVLRKKGYIVGINLGKGSYAKVKSAYSERLKFNVAVKIIDRKKTPTDFVERFLPREMDILATVNHRSIIKTYEIFETSDGRIYIVMELGVQGDLLEFIKCRGALHEDVARKMFRQLSSAVKYCHDLDVVHRDLKCENLLLDKDFNIKLSDFGFSKRCIRDGNGRIILSKTFCGSAAYAAPEVLQGIPYQPKVYDIWSLGVILYIMVCGAMPYDDSDIKKMLRIQKEHRVDFPRSKNLTGECKDLIYRILQPDVNRRLHIDEILSHTWMQPPKPRVTPSASFKREGEGKYRSEYKQLDSRTAAKQEHRPDHKLGAKTQHRLLVVPENEETKPEERVAETSKTKDHPPGSEVGKAHG